One genomic region from Verrucomicrobiia bacterium encodes:
- a CDS encoding cation diffusion facilitator family transporter: protein MKRSETGALLRLKKAVFVVLGLFVLEVAGGLYTGSLALLSDSGHLLADLLALLLAWYAAYLATLATTETKTYGYRRAEELAAMVNAVSLLVICGLILWEAWDRFQNPQAIKAVPLLGFAAVGLLGNLYMARLLQSHRHESLNLKAAWLHVLGDLLGSVGVVISAIVIQIWGALWFDPAVSVFIALLILAGAVRVLREAGNILLEGVPKGLSVSEIESAIRSVPGVLDLHDLHVWNISTNLPALSAHVVLETENTHEAQKVLDLLNKTLAEKFNVHHVTFQFECACCVAEGKACSVLTLHESP from the coding sequence ATGAAGCGTTCCGAGACGGGCGCGCTTTTGCGCTTAAAAAAAGCGGTTTTTGTGGTTTTGGGCCTGTTCGTGCTCGAAGTGGCAGGCGGGCTCTACACCGGCAGTTTGGCCTTGCTTTCCGACTCCGGCCATCTTTTGGCGGATTTGCTGGCTTTGCTCCTCGCGTGGTACGCCGCCTATCTGGCCACACTCGCGACGACCGAGACCAAAACCTACGGCTACCGCCGGGCAGAGGAGCTGGCGGCGATGGTCAACGCCGTTTCGCTTCTGGTCATCTGCGGGTTGATTTTGTGGGAGGCATGGGATCGGTTCCAAAATCCGCAGGCCATCAAGGCCGTTCCGCTTTTGGGCTTCGCCGCCGTCGGCCTCTTAGGCAACCTCTATATGGCCCGGCTTTTGCAAAGCCACCGGCATGAGAGTTTGAATTTAAAGGCCGCCTGGCTGCACGTTTTGGGGGATTTGCTCGGCTCGGTCGGCGTCGTTATAAGCGCCATCGTCATTCAAATCTGGGGTGCCCTCTGGTTCGACCCGGCCGTTTCGGTTTTCATTGCGCTTTTGATTCTGGCGGGGGCGGTCCGCGTCCTGCGGGAGGCGGGGAATATTCTCTTGGAAGGGGTGCCGAAAGGATTATCCGTTTCCGAAATCGAGTCCGCCATCCGCTCCGTTCCCGGCGTTTTGGATTTGCATGATTTGCACGTCTGGAATATTTCCACCAATCTGCCCGCTTTATCCGCCCACGTTGTTCTGGAAACCGAAAACACCCACGAGGCGCAGAAAGTGCTGGATTTGCTCAATAAAACGTTGGCGGAAAAGTTCAACGTCCACCACGTCACCTTCCAGTTCGAGTGCGCCTGCTGTGTGGCTGAGGGAAAGGCCTGCTCCGTTCTGACCCTGCATGAAAGTCCCTAA
- a CDS encoding site-specific DNA-methyltransferase yields the protein MLLTYENKKNEKDILENTPVLELQSISGKGAKNKLILGDNLPALKKLLAEYAGKVNLVYIDPPFATNGEFRIGSDRASTISSSNDDSVAYSDTLVGAEFLEFLRERLIFLREMLSKDGSIYLHIDYKIGHYVKLVMDEVFGRNNFRNDITRIKCNPKNFSRKAFGNMKDLILFYAKSEKATWNEPRVPFTEEDRERLFKKVDKEGRRYTTIPLHAPGETAKGNTSKKWRDMKPPKGRHWRTDPAILEEWDKQGLIEWSATGVPRKKIFLDEKEGKRMQDIWEFKDPQYPNYPTEKNLDLLKFIIEASSNEGDLVLDCFCGSGTTLVAAQELGRYWIGIDKSEHAINVAKKRIAELETTLFSSDYEYLVENLQSNVPIAKYVHESRGPVLDARKEQV from the coding sequence ATGCTTTTAACTTACGAAAACAAAAAAAACGAGAAAGATATCCTCGAAAACACCCCGGTATTGGAATTACAATCAATTTCCGGAAAAGGAGCTAAAAACAAGCTTATTCTTGGAGATAATCTACCTGCTCTTAAAAAATTGCTTGCTGAGTATGCTGGTAAGGTCAACTTAGTATATATCGACCCTCCTTTTGCAACAAATGGAGAATTCAGAATTGGTAGTGACCGAGCAAGCACAATAAGCAGCAGTAATGATGATTCCGTAGCATACAGTGATACATTGGTGGGAGCAGAGTTTTTAGAATTTTTACGTGAACGATTGATTTTCTTACGGGAAATGCTGTCGAAGGATGGATCCATTTATCTACATATTGACTATAAGATTGGCCACTATGTGAAACTTGTTATGGACGAAGTGTTTGGTCGGAACAATTTCCGAAACGATATAACCCGCATCAAATGCAATCCAAAGAACTTTTCTCGTAAAGCATTTGGTAATATGAAGGATTTAATCTTGTTTTATGCAAAATCAGAAAAAGCCACGTGGAATGAACCACGAGTACCATTTACCGAGGAAGATAGAGAACGACTGTTCAAGAAAGTTGATAAGGAGGGGCGACGATATACAACAATTCCATTACATGCGCCAGGTGAAACGGCAAAAGGTAACACGAGTAAAAAATGGCGCGACATGAAACCCCCAAAAGGACGACATTGGCGCACAGATCCTGCAATTCTCGAAGAATGGGACAAACAAGGGCTAATTGAGTGGTCAGCAACAGGGGTACCACGAAAAAAAATCTTTCTAGATGAAAAAGAAGGAAAGCGAATGCAAGATATTTGGGAATTCAAAGACCCCCAATATCCAAATTATCCAACTGAAAAAAACCTGGACTTACTGAAATTTATTATTGAGGCATCGTCGAATGAAGGCGATTTAGTTCTTGATTGTTTTTGTGGTTCAGGAACTACTCTCGTTGCCGCACAGGAATTGGGACGATATTGGATAGGAATCGATAAATCAGAACACGCCATAAATGTTGCAAAGAAAAGGATTGCGGAATTAGAAACAACTCTTTTTTCATCGGATTATGAATATTTAGTAGAAAATCTCCAAAGTAATGTACCAATTGCAAAATATGTACATGAATCGCGAGGTCCAGTACTCGATGCTCGAAAAGAGCAGGTTTAG
- a CDS encoding sigma-70 family RNA polymerase sigma factor, translating into MLKDDGLEPRKEGEEPNGRFAKSAGEFAEDPQVLALIARVKQKDEAAFKELVERYKTQVAGLAFKMVGDYEDAKDISQIVFVKTFYNLKSFDPKKKFSTWLFRITVNAAIDYWRRYKKHRHEDLEEAEGTPIGVGLSPEAVYFRKDASERIKKALEVLSPKQRSIFVLRDMEGLDITEVATIMNMPQVTVRWYLHRARIKLRSELARRLRAAGGKKKKA; encoded by the coding sequence ATGCTTAAAGACGACGGGCTTGAACCGAGGAAGGAGGGAGAAGAGCCGAACGGGCGATTTGCCAAAAGCGCTGGGGAGTTTGCCGAAGACCCGCAGGTTTTGGCGCTGATTGCCCGGGTGAAGCAAAAGGACGAGGCCGCCTTCAAGGAGCTGGTGGAGCGGTACAAAACGCAGGTCGCCGGTCTGGCCTTCAAGATGGTCGGGGATTATGAGGACGCCAAGGACATTTCGCAAATCGTTTTCGTAAAGACGTTTTACAACCTCAAAAGCTTCGACCCGAAAAAGAAGTTTTCCACCTGGCTTTTCCGGATCACGGTGAACGCGGCCATCGACTACTGGCGGCGCTATAAAAAGCACAGGCACGAGGATCTGGAAGAGGCGGAGGGAACCCCCATCGGCGTGGGGCTTTCGCCCGAGGCGGTGTACTTCCGCAAGGATGCGTCCGAAAGAATAAAGAAGGCCCTGGAGGTTTTGAGCCCCAAGCAGCGCTCGATTTTTGTTTTGCGGGACATGGAAGGACTGGACATCACCGAAGTCGCCACGATTATGAACATGCCCCAGGTCACCGTCCGCTGGTATCTGCACCGCGCGCGCATCAAGCTGCGCAGCGAGC
- a CDS encoding DNA-3-methyladenine glycosylase 2 family protein: MQRAETYLAQMDNVMAGLISEHGPCPLATRKVRPFHTLVTSIISQQLSSKAADTIEDRIASIVARPFQPDSFLKMPTKKLRSAGLSNAKAEYIIQLAEHVSKRRLLFKNFATLDDETVIASLMELRGIGRWTAEMFLIFGLKRPDVLALSDAGLQRAARLLYGQGKRNKNLLSKVAEGWRPYRSVASWFLWKYLDATG, encoded by the coding sequence ATGCAACGGGCAGAAACTTATTTAGCCCAAATGGATAATGTAATGGCAGGTTTAATCTCAGAGCATGGCCCCTGCCCTCTTGCTACTCGGAAAGTAAGACCTTTCCACACATTAGTTACTTCAATAATTAGCCAGCAGCTTTCCTCGAAAGCGGCAGATACGATTGAAGACCGTATTGCCTCGATTGTCGCCAGGCCATTTCAACCCGATAGTTTTCTCAAGATGCCGACTAAAAAGTTACGCTCCGCCGGTCTTTCAAATGCAAAAGCAGAATATATCATACAATTAGCAGAACATGTTTCAAAGCGACGCTTATTGTTTAAAAATTTTGCTACGCTTGATGATGAAACTGTCATTGCTTCTTTAATGGAATTACGCGGAATTGGTCGATGGACAGCAGAAATGTTCCTAATCTTTGGGCTTAAAAGACCAGATGTACTTGCACTTTCTGATGCCGGATTGCAAAGAGCCGCCCGCCTTCTTTATGGGCAAGGAAAACGGAACAAGAACTTATTATCAAAAGTGGCGGAAGGATGGCGCCCCTACCGTTCTGTTGCATCTTGGTTTCTATGGAAATATCTTGATGCGACTGGATGA
- a CDS encoding restriction endonuclease has product MNHWMSLSIDYANQRSYLDDLFQVYPTIPEGIRDIDDQLWKNVEKAFEKRDNITLLENLLKLELFPIKDSYVAYLKRDSGAIKRNPATVDRLCGRLYEMGLDEIFSRSSEPKETNRQIGPLFKRWLKRKSLGVDPLRLEEFLKARSNAVLDASDAEMMAFARKFLGYKHDKGLDFIGRFNGKYVIGEAKFLTDFGGHQNAQFNDAITTMMAAGVKAIPVAILDGVLYIKSNNKLYKAITGKLKDNNIMSALVLREFLYQV; this is encoded by the coding sequence ATGAATCATTGGATGAGTTTAAGCATTGATTATGCGAACCAAAGAAGCTACTTGGACGATTTGTTTCAAGTGTACCCCACAATTCCAGAGGGAATCCGGGATATTGACGACCAACTCTGGAAGAATGTAGAAAAAGCATTTGAAAAACGAGACAATATTACGCTCCTTGAAAACCTTTTAAAGCTTGAGTTATTTCCTATTAAGGATTCGTATGTCGCGTATTTGAAACGCGATAGCGGAGCAATTAAGCGCAATCCTGCAACGGTTGATCGTCTTTGTGGTCGTTTGTATGAAATGGGACTCGATGAAATCTTTTCTCGCTCATCTGAACCCAAAGAGACAAATCGTCAAATTGGACCACTTTTTAAGCGTTGGCTAAAGCGTAAATCACTCGGCGTTGATCCACTGCGGCTCGAAGAGTTTTTAAAAGCAAGAAGTAATGCTGTTTTGGATGCAAGTGATGCCGAAATGATGGCTTTCGCAAGGAAATTTCTTGGTTATAAACATGATAAAGGGTTAGATTTTATTGGTAGATTCAATGGCAAATATGTCATAGGGGAGGCAAAATTTTTAACAGATTTTGGTGGGCACCAAAACGCGCAATTTAATGATGCAATTACAACGATGATGGCCGCTGGAGTAAAAGCAATTCCTGTTGCAATTCTTGACGGAGTTCTGTATATAAAGAGCAATAACAAATTGTACAAAGCTATTACGGGGAAATTAAAGGATAACAATATTATGAGTGCACTTGTATTGCGTGAATTTCTTTATCAGGTTTAA